From Bradyrhizobium sp. NDS-1, the proteins below share one genomic window:
- a CDS encoding ABC transporter substrate-binding protein — MIRWLAGLIGFGLAATSALAAEPALIGVGYLGLAASRSTLSLVDLPAENDGLAGARLAIEDNNTTGKFLGQRFALAERRIKEGEDPVQAAAALAEKNGFIIADLPADALLKVSDALRDRGTLLFNVGAIDERLREADCRGNVIHTAPTRAMLADALGQYLVWKKWSRWLLVVGSHDEDKLFADALRRTATRFGAKIVQERTFEDKGGARRTDSGVTLIQRQMPVFTQQAPAYDVLVAADESEVFGAYLPYRIWDPRPVAGSAGLVPRSWDAAQDQWGAIQIQNRFVKLNARRMTALDMQAWTAVRMIGEATSRTSSGDVKKVTDFIKGPDFSVAAFKGTRLTLRDWNLQLRQPILLVDGRMVVSVSPQEGFLHQVSELDTLGYDRPESKCKLK; from the coding sequence ATGATCCGATGGCTGGCCGGTCTGATCGGCTTTGGTCTCGCTGCGACGAGCGCGCTCGCGGCGGAGCCTGCCCTGATCGGCGTCGGCTATCTCGGCCTCGCCGCTTCCCGATCGACGCTATCGCTGGTCGATCTGCCCGCGGAGAATGACGGCCTCGCCGGAGCCCGCCTCGCCATCGAGGACAACAACACCACCGGGAAATTTCTGGGCCAACGCTTTGCGCTGGCAGAACGGCGCATCAAGGAAGGTGAGGACCCGGTCCAGGCCGCGGCCGCGCTCGCGGAGAAGAACGGCTTCATCATCGCCGACCTGCCCGCCGATGCTCTGCTAAAGGTCTCGGACGCCCTGCGCGATCGCGGCACGCTTCTGTTCAACGTCGGTGCAATCGACGAGCGGCTGCGCGAGGCCGATTGCCGCGGCAATGTGATCCACACCGCGCCGACGCGCGCGATGCTGGCCGATGCACTCGGGCAATACCTGGTGTGGAAGAAGTGGTCGCGCTGGCTGCTGGTGGTCGGCTCGCATGACGAGGACAAGCTGTTCGCCGATGCGCTGAGGCGCACCGCGACGCGGTTCGGCGCCAAGATCGTGCAGGAGCGCACCTTCGAGGACAAGGGCGGCGCACGCCGCACCGACAGCGGCGTCACGCTGATCCAGCGCCAGATGCCGGTATTCACGCAGCAGGCGCCCGCCTATGACGTGCTGGTCGCCGCCGACGAGAGCGAGGTGTTCGGCGCCTACCTGCCCTATCGCATTTGGGATCCGCGACCGGTCGCGGGCTCGGCCGGGCTCGTGCCGCGCAGCTGGGACGCCGCGCAGGACCAGTGGGGCGCCATCCAGATCCAGAACCGCTTCGTCAAGCTGAACGCGCGGCGGATGACCGCGCTCGATATGCAGGCCTGGACCGCGGTGCGCATGATCGGCGAGGCCACCTCGCGCACCAGTTCCGGCGACGTGAAAAAGGTGACCGACTTCATCAAGGGCCCGGACTTCTCGGTCGCCGCCTTCAAGGGCACGCGCCTCACCTTGCGCGACTGGAATCTCCAGCTGCGTCAGCCGATCCTCCTGGTCGACGGCCGCATGGTGGTGTCAGTCTCGCCGCAGGAAGGTTTTCTGCACCAAGTCTCCGAGCTCGACACGCTCGGCTACGATCGTCCGGAGAGCAAATGCAAGCTGAAATGA
- a CDS encoding DUF3280 domain-containing protein, which produces MTDLSGHATPHFVPARTRTGITIMRALIGFAALLLTGSVALADPPKLAVFDFELIDTSLPGEFYGSRPEEARLLRISEQLRKELADSGRFQVLDIAPVRDAARQANLQACGGCDLKLAGQLGADLEITGMVQKVSNLIINLNIYLRDVKTGNMIAAASADMRGNTDEAWTRTMSYLIRNRLLAPNYGRRE; this is translated from the coding sequence ATGACCGATTTGTCAGGGCATGCAACCCCGCATTTCGTCCCCGCGCGCACGAGGACCGGAATCACGATCATGCGAGCGCTGATAGGTTTCGCGGCTTTGCTGTTGACGGGCTCGGTCGCGCTCGCCGACCCGCCGAAACTCGCGGTGTTCGATTTCGAGCTGATCGACACCAGCCTGCCCGGCGAGTTCTATGGCTCCAGGCCGGAAGAGGCGCGGCTGTTACGCATCAGCGAGCAGCTGCGCAAGGAATTGGCCGATTCCGGCAGGTTCCAGGTGCTCGACATCGCGCCGGTCAGGGACGCGGCCCGTCAGGCCAATTTGCAGGCTTGCGGCGGCTGCGATCTCAAGCTTGCCGGGCAGCTGGGAGCAGACCTGGAGATCACCGGCATGGTACAGAAGGTCTCGAACCTGATCATCAACCTCAACATCTATCTGCGCGACGTGAAGACCGGCAACATGATCGCCGCCGCCAGCGCCGACATGCGCGGCAACACGGATGAAGCCTGGACGCGCACGATGAGCTATCTGATCCGCAACCGGTTGCTGGCCCCGAACTACGGGAGGCGGGAGTAG
- the fghA gene encoding S-formylglutathione hydrolase, with protein MTIQTVSTNKSYGGVQGVYRHASQATGTDMVFSVYVPPHAEGARLPVVWYLSGLTCTHANVTEKGEFRKACAELGLIFVAPDTSPRGPDVPGDANNAYDFGLGAGFYVDATQEPFARNYRMWSYVTDELPKLVAENFPVDAKRQSVMGHSMGGHGALTVALRNPHRFRAASAFAPIVAPSLVPWGIKALTGYLGANKDTWRGHDTVALIEDGAKFSGFLVDVGEADNFLKEQLKPELLEAACTKASIPLTLRRQAGYDHSYYFISTFMGDHLHWHAEKLKG; from the coding sequence ATGACGATCCAGACTGTCTCGACAAACAAATCCTATGGCGGCGTGCAGGGCGTCTATCGCCATGCGAGCCAGGCGACCGGCACCGACATGGTGTTCTCGGTCTATGTTCCCCCGCATGCCGAGGGCGCCAGGCTGCCCGTCGTGTGGTACCTCTCCGGCCTCACCTGCACCCATGCCAACGTCACCGAGAAGGGCGAATTCCGCAAAGCCTGCGCCGAGCTCGGCCTGATCTTCGTCGCGCCCGACACCTCACCGCGCGGGCCCGACGTGCCCGGCGATGCCAACAATGCCTATGATTTCGGCCTGGGTGCCGGCTTCTATGTCGATGCGACGCAGGAGCCGTTTGCGCGCAATTATCGCATGTGGAGCTATGTGACCGACGAGCTGCCGAAGCTGGTCGCCGAGAACTTTCCGGTCGATGCCAAGCGGCAATCGGTGATGGGCCATTCGATGGGCGGTCACGGCGCATTGACGGTGGCGCTGCGCAACCCGCACCGTTTTCGGGCGGCTAGCGCTTTCGCGCCGATCGTGGCGCCCTCGCTGGTGCCCTGGGGCATCAAGGCGTTGACCGGTTATCTCGGAGCGAACAAGGACACCTGGCGCGGCCACGACACGGTGGCGCTGATCGAGGATGGCGCGAAGTTTTCCGGCTTCCTGGTCGATGTCGGCGAAGCCGACAACTTCCTGAAAGAACAGCTCAAGCCGGAGCTGCTCGAAGCCGCCTGCACCAAGGCGAGCATCCCGCTGACGCTGCGACGGCAGGCGGGCTACGATCACAGCTATTATTTCATCTCGACCTTCATGGGCGATCATCTGCACTGGCATGCGGAGAAATTGAAGGGGTGA
- a CDS encoding response regulator transcription factor, protein MRILIVDDHPIVASGCRAVLADEGEIEILEAADAEDGECVFIVERPDLCIIDINLPTVSGFELARRILERAPEARIIMFSMNDDPAFAARAIECGAKGYVSKTGDPDDLVEAIRAVGGGGTYLPTAIARSIAFAGPTLAQSPLSKLNAREMEILRLLSAGKSLSEIAWLVQSSYKTVANTSSIMRQKLGVKTSVELVRLAIDSGVA, encoded by the coding sequence ATGCGCATTCTGATCGTCGACGATCATCCCATTGTCGCCTCCGGCTGTCGCGCCGTGCTGGCCGACGAGGGCGAGATCGAGATTCTGGAGGCCGCCGACGCCGAGGACGGCGAGTGCGTCTTCATCGTCGAGCGCCCCGACCTCTGCATCATCGACATCAATTTGCCGACCGTCTCCGGATTCGAGCTCGCCCGCCGCATCCTCGAGCGCGCGCCCGAGGCCCGCATCATCATGTTCAGCATGAACGACGACCCGGCCTTTGCCGCGCGCGCGATCGAATGCGGCGCCAAGGGTTACGTCTCCAAGACCGGCGATCCCGACGACCTCGTCGAGGCAATCCGCGCCGTCGGCGGCGGCGGCACCTACCTTCCGACCGCGATCGCGCGCAGCATCGCCTTTGCGGGGCCGACGCTGGCGCAAAGCCCGCTGTCGAAGCTGAATGCGCGCGAAATGGAGATCCTGCGGCTGCTCAGCGCCGGCAAGAGCCTGTCCGAGATCGCCTGGCTGGTGCAATCGTCCTACAAGACGGTGGCCAACACCTCGTCCATCATGCGCCAGAAGCTCGGGGTGAAGACCTCCGTCGAGCTGGTGCGGCTGGCGATCGACAGCGGCGTCGCCTGA
- a CDS encoding histidine kinase encodes MWQNLSLRGRINLLLALLLALGLAVNIGRQVAEAGPRVQAEDQSVIRLAREFIEMIVADLNEAPDPDAKLNQIARDLSRLRHVSIALHDASGRPLTPPRTGADADMRGPPAWFVGLVHPEQTAVSVPVSIQGKPGSLVVTSHPTDEIAEIWDSIVTQLEVGSVVAVVLFLVMMNVVGRALAPLQSLAETMGEIEDGHYDARVTPGGAPELAAICGKLNHLAAVLGEAVEDKRRLAERAVSLQDVERKEIARELHDEFGPYLFSLRAHASALAKLADGRAPSAEAVRKHGSALLEQINALQQFTRRVLERLRPVGLAELGLRQALESLSRLWREAHPEVAIETSISPALGTTGETADLTIYRIVQEALTNVFRHAGATSVNVLIEPAGQPGRDGRFCARVRVSDNGRGMEPGQKLGFGLVGMRERILALGGTLNVVSGDGGLTVEALVPTATA; translated from the coding sequence ATGTGGCAAAATCTATCCTTGCGCGGGCGCATCAACCTGTTGCTGGCGCTGCTGCTGGCCCTGGGGCTCGCCGTCAATATCGGCCGCCAGGTGGCGGAAGCCGGACCGCGGGTGCAGGCCGAGGACCAGAGCGTGATCCGGCTCGCGCGCGAGTTCATCGAGATGATCGTGGCGGACCTGAACGAGGCGCCTGATCCTGATGCCAAGCTGAACCAGATCGCGCGCGACCTCAGCCGCCTGCGCCATGTCAGCATCGCCCTCCATGACGCCAGTGGTCGTCCGCTGACGCCGCCTCGAACCGGGGCTGACGCTGACATGCGCGGGCCGCCGGCCTGGTTTGTCGGCCTGGTTCATCCTGAGCAGACCGCAGTCAGCGTACCCGTCTCGATCCAGGGCAAGCCCGGCTCGCTCGTGGTCACCTCGCATCCGACCGACGAGATTGCCGAAATCTGGGACAGCATCGTCACCCAGCTCGAAGTCGGCTCGGTCGTCGCGGTAGTGCTGTTCCTGGTGATGATGAATGTGGTGGGCCGCGCGCTGGCCCCGCTGCAGTCGTTGGCCGAGACGATGGGAGAGATCGAGGACGGGCATTATGACGCGCGGGTCACGCCAGGAGGGGCCCCCGAGCTCGCCGCGATCTGCGGCAAGCTCAATCATCTGGCGGCGGTGCTTGGAGAGGCGGTCGAGGACAAGCGGCGCCTTGCCGAGCGCGCGGTGTCGCTCCAGGACGTCGAGCGCAAGGAAATCGCGCGCGAGCTGCATGACGAGTTCGGGCCTTATCTGTTCTCGCTGCGCGCCCATGCCAGCGCATTGGCGAAGCTGGCGGACGGACGCGCGCCGAGTGCGGAGGCCGTCCGCAAGCATGGCAGCGCCTTGCTGGAGCAGATCAACGCGCTCCAGCAGTTCACCCGCCGCGTGCTGGAGCGGCTGCGTCCCGTCGGACTTGCCGAGCTCGGTCTGCGCCAGGCGCTGGAATCGCTGTCGCGGCTGTGGCGGGAGGCGCACCCGGAGGTCGCCATCGAGACCTCGATCTCACCGGCGCTGGGCACGACCGGCGAGACCGCGGATCTCACCATCTACCGCATCGTGCAGGAGGCGCTCACCAACGTGTTCCGCCATGCCGGCGCGACCTCGGTCAACGTGCTCATCGAGCCGGCCGGACAGCCGGGACGCGACGGCCGCTTTTGCGCGAGGGTGCGGGTCAGCGACAATGGCCGCGGCATGGAGCCCGGTCAGAAGCTCGGCTTCGGCCTCGTCGGCATGAGGGAACGCATTCTGGCCTTGGGTGGCACGCTCAACGTCGTCTCTGGCGACGGCGGCTTGACCGTGGAGGCGCTGGTCCCGACGGCGACTGCCTGA
- a CDS encoding TonB-dependent receptor, which translates to MSKLKRGLLMASVSTGLLSGLVLASPAGAAPDEETNVQNLPPVEVTAPPTATRRAAPSRPVARIGVPGSAAPRTRLYVYPTSPGTGRGLDVDKVPSAINAVDANQIKRTGSLNVTDALRDNIAGVNISEVTGNPFTPDIEFRGFVASPVVGTPQGLAVYQNGVRINEAFSDAVNWDLIPTAAIRSVTLVTNNPAFGLNALGGALNLQMKDGFTYQGTELDIMGGSFGRIQGSAQWGKQVDQNYAVYGALEGVRDNGFRNFSQSEVRRFYGDVGYRGGDSEFHVNMGVAKNHFGASAIVPAELLDKYWGATYTTPQTTSNRVGYLNLTGKVDATPTWTFEGTAHVRRFEQNIVDGNPTDAEECAANPALLCFGDDTTPANGAGGVQLANPFAPGTILGAIDRGSIRSTTFGVSGQATNTDQLFGHDNRFVVGATYDAGVTRYNASSEIGSMGENYVVSGGGVFLGPTPAADPIAGPVSLRTVNQYNGLYAMDTFNVTDAFAVTGGGRFNAARITLEDQLGTALNGDHTFMRFNPVIGGTYKITPGLTAYAGYSEANRVPTPLELGCSDPARPCLIAAFLVSDPPLKQVVSKTVEAGFRGTKELNIGTLGWKIGGFRATNHDDIMAVPVVGRTGFGYFTNVGRTRRQGLEAEVNIKSPTLQFQASYAFVDARYLDPLELGSESPFADPATETIQVRPGNQIPAVPRHRVKVGVDYAVTDVWKVGGNALFVSDQFLVGDESNQYAKLPSYTVFNLHTSYQVAKNVHLYGRVDNVFDKRYVTYGQFFDRDALPNFTNGGADFTDPRSLSPARPRAFYAGMRVTF; encoded by the coding sequence ATGAGCAAGTTGAAGCGTGGTTTGTTGATGGCCTCGGTGTCGACGGGGCTGTTGTCGGGGTTGGTCCTTGCGAGCCCTGCCGGGGCCGCTCCGGACGAAGAGACCAACGTCCAGAACCTGCCACCGGTCGAGGTGACTGCACCTCCGACGGCAACGCGGCGTGCGGCGCCCTCGCGGCCGGTCGCGCGTATCGGTGTGCCCGGGTCTGCTGCCCCGAGAACGCGGCTCTATGTCTATCCGACCTCGCCGGGTACCGGCAGGGGTCTCGACGTCGACAAGGTTCCGTCGGCGATCAATGCCGTCGACGCCAATCAAATCAAGCGTACGGGTTCGCTGAACGTCACCGATGCGCTGCGCGACAACATCGCCGGCGTCAATATCAGCGAGGTCACCGGCAACCCCTTCACGCCGGATATCGAGTTCCGCGGCTTCGTCGCTTCTCCGGTCGTGGGCACGCCGCAGGGCCTCGCCGTGTACCAGAATGGCGTCCGCATCAACGAAGCCTTCTCCGACGCCGTCAACTGGGACCTGATCCCGACCGCCGCGATCAGGTCGGTGACGCTGGTGACCAACAATCCAGCCTTCGGCCTCAACGCGCTGGGCGGCGCGCTCAATTTGCAAATGAAGGACGGCTTCACCTATCAGGGCACGGAGCTCGACATCATGGGCGGCTCGTTCGGCCGCATTCAGGGGTCGGCGCAATGGGGCAAGCAGGTCGATCAGAACTACGCCGTCTATGGCGCGCTCGAAGGCGTGCGCGACAACGGCTTCCGCAACTTCTCGCAATCGGAGGTGCGGCGCTTCTACGGCGATGTCGGCTACAGGGGCGGCGACAGCGAGTTCCACGTCAACATGGGAGTGGCCAAGAACCATTTCGGCGCCAGCGCCATCGTCCCGGCCGAGCTGCTGGATAAATATTGGGGCGCCACCTACACCACACCGCAGACCACCTCCAACCGCGTCGGCTATCTCAACCTGACCGGAAAGGTCGACGCGACGCCGACCTGGACGTTTGAAGGCACCGCCCATGTGCGCAGGTTCGAGCAGAACATCGTCGACGGCAATCCGACCGACGCGGAGGAGTGTGCTGCGAATCCGGCGTTGCTCTGCTTTGGCGATGACACCACACCTGCCAACGGCGCTGGCGGCGTGCAGCTTGCCAATCCCTTTGCGCCGGGAACGATCCTCGGCGCGATCGACCGGGGCTCGATCCGTTCGACGACATTCGGCGTGTCCGGGCAAGCCACCAACACGGATCAACTGTTCGGTCATGACAACCGCTTCGTGGTCGGCGCAACCTATGACGCCGGCGTCACGCGTTACAACGCCAGCTCCGAGATCGGCTCGATGGGAGAGAACTACGTCGTCAGCGGCGGCGGCGTTTTCCTCGGTCCAACTCCCGCCGCGGACCCCATCGCCGGCCCCGTCTCGCTGCGAACCGTCAACCAATATAACGGCCTCTACGCGATGGATACGTTCAACGTCACGGACGCCTTCGCTGTCACGGGCGGCGGCCGCTTCAATGCGGCGCGGATCACCTTGGAAGATCAGCTCGGGACTGCGCTCAACGGCGACCACACGTTCATGCGCTTCAATCCGGTCATCGGCGGCACCTACAAGATCACGCCCGGATTGACAGCCTATGCCGGCTATTCCGAGGCCAACCGCGTGCCGACGCCGCTCGAGCTCGGCTGCTCCGATCCAGCCCGCCCCTGTCTGATCGCGGCGTTTCTGGTCTCCGATCCGCCGCTCAAGCAGGTCGTCTCCAAGACCGTGGAGGCCGGCTTCCGCGGCACCAAGGAGCTGAACATCGGCACGCTCGGATGGAAGATTGGCGGCTTTCGCGCCACCAATCACGACGACATCATGGCGGTGCCGGTCGTTGGCCGGACCGGCTTCGGCTATTTCACGAATGTCGGCCGGACAAGGCGGCAGGGGCTCGAGGCCGAAGTCAACATCAAGTCGCCCACGCTTCAGTTCCAGGCGAGCTACGCCTTCGTCGACGCACGCTACCTTGACCCGCTCGAGCTTGGCTCCGAAAGCCCGTTTGCCGACCCGGCCACCGAGACGATCCAGGTCCGGCCCGGCAACCAGATCCCCGCGGTCCCGCGCCACCGCGTCAAGGTCGGCGTCGACTACGCCGTGACCGACGTCTGGAAGGTGGGCGGCAATGCGCTGTTCGTCTCCGATCAATTTCTAGTCGGCGACGAGTCGAACCAGTACGCAAAGCTGCCTTCCTATACGGTCTTCAATCTCCACACCTCCTACCAGGTCGCGAAGAACGTCCACCTCTACGGCCGCGTCGACAACGTGTTCGACAAGCGCTATGTGACCTACGGCCAATTCTTCGACCGCGATGCCTTGCCCAACTTCACCAATGGCGGCGCCGACTTCACCGACCCTCGCTCGCTCAGCCCTGCAAGGCCGCGCGCGTTCTATGCCGGGATGCGGGTGACGTTCTAA